The Chitinophagales bacterium genome has a window encoding:
- a CDS encoding FtsW/RodA/SpoVE family cell cycle protein codes for MKQLLKQTKGDQVIWAVVIILSFVSLLAVYSATGSLAYKHDTNSSYYLIKQILILGLGLVIIYLVHRVNYTKFARLAVVFYLISIPLLIYTLFFGVKLNEGSRWIALPGTGITIQTSALAKLALFLFLARMLSMKQNVIKDFKKGFLPVLTPVLITAALIAPANLSTAVMIGVTSCIMFFIGRVRVRHIMLLAFAGIIGGLLLYGVSKITGVGRAATWEKRITDFVGSSEDGVEKEDVYQVLHAKIAIANGGIKGLGPGNSQQRNFLPHSYSDFIYAVIIEEYGLIGGMVIVFLYLLFLWRSILIFRRCPYAFGAFLAVGLSLTLVFQAMLNMAVNVNLMPVTGLTLPLVSMGGSSVWFTSIAIGVILSVSRYVDETEGKKKAEMEKAVAESERSVNGKLAMG; via the coding sequence ATGAAACAATTGCTGAAACAGACCAAAGGAGACCAGGTGATATGGGCGGTGGTAATTATACTATCGTTCGTCAGCCTGTTGGCTGTTTACAGTGCAACCGGTTCGCTGGCATATAAACATGATACCAATTCGAGCTACTATCTTATCAAGCAGATATTGATACTCGGCCTTGGACTTGTTATCATATACCTGGTGCACAGGGTGAACTATACCAAGTTCGCTAGGCTGGCGGTAGTGTTTTATTTAATAAGCATACCACTGCTCATCTACACCTTGTTCTTTGGTGTTAAGCTCAACGAAGGTTCGCGCTGGATAGCATTGCCCGGTACGGGTATCACGATACAGACATCGGCATTGGCCAAGCTGGCATTGTTCCTGTTCCTGGCGCGTATGCTCAGCATGAAGCAGAATGTGATCAAAGATTTCAAAAAAGGCTTTTTGCCTGTATTGACTCCTGTGCTTATCACGGCTGCTTTGATCGCTCCGGCAAACCTCTCTACTGCTGTAATGATAGGTGTTACCAGTTGCATCATGTTCTTCATAGGCAGGGTGAGGGTAAGGCATATCATGTTGCTGGCATTTGCTGGTATCATTGGAGGGTTGTTGTTGTATGGTGTGTCAAAGATAACGGGTGTAGGCCGTGCCGCTACATGGGAAAAACGTATCACTGATTTTGTGGGTAGTTCTGAAGACGGTGTAGAAAAAGAAGATGTGTACCAGGTGCTGCACGCCAAAATTGCTATCGCTAACGGAGGCATAAAAGGCCTGGGACCGGGCAACAGCCAGCAAAGGAATTTTTTGCCGCACTCTTATTCTGATTTCATTTATGCGGTGATCATTGAAGAGTACGGGTTGATCGGGGGAATGGTGATCGTGTTCTTATACCTGCTGTTCCTGTGGAGGAGCATACTCATATTCAGGCGATGTCCATATGCATTCGGTGCATTCCTGGCTGTGGGGTTGAGCTTAACGCTTGTATTCCAGGCTATGCTGAATATGGCGGTGAATGTGAACCTGATGCCTGTTACAGGGTTAACGCTGCCTCTGGTAAGCATGGGTGGTTCTTCGGTTTGGTTCACAAGTATAGCTATAGGTGTGATACTGAGTGTGAGCAGGTATGTAGATGAAACAGAAGGCAAAAAGAAAGCGGAGATGGAAAAAGCTGTGGCAGAGAGTGAAAGATCTGTGAATGGTAAACTGGCAATGGGATAA
- the ftsA gene encoding cell division protein FtsA — protein sequence MSKKQPIIVGLDIGTTKVAAIAGRKNEFGKLEILAFGRVESAGVQHGVVMNIDQCIRSIEQAVVKCLESNPELDINEVYVGIAGQHIKSLQTRGDRVRTNSDDVISKEDIDLLVRDQYKTYIPAGDQIIDIVPQEFTIDSTPNVLEPIGMNGVKIGANFHVITGDKNAIRNIKRCVDKANLTTRDLVLQPLASAAAVMNDEDMEAGVAIVDIGGGTTDMAVFYDGILKHTAVIPYAGVNITNDIRSGLGVLRAQAEQMKVQFGTALAAEANDNAYITIPGLRGLPAKEISVKNLAHIIQARTQEILDYVLFHLKQIGLDKRLYGGIILTGGGAQLKHIIQLTEYTTGLGARIGYPNEHLAGGYADQLMNPMYSTCIGLILRGYHDFENGKMRFAGEGGNFISAQVTDEQEMEIEEGLEEEIKDEKQAKRTEKMKKLFDGLKGKFMSLFEEVEDQEME from the coding sequence ATGAGTAAAAAGCAACCCATCATTGTAGGCCTTGACATAGGAACCACTAAAGTGGCTGCAATTGCAGGAAGGAAAAATGAGTTTGGCAAACTGGAGATACTCGCTTTCGGGCGTGTAGAGTCGGCGGGTGTCCAGCATGGTGTCGTTATGAACATAGATCAGTGTATACGCTCTATTGAGCAGGCGGTGGTCAAATGCCTGGAGTCGAACCCTGAGCTGGATATCAACGAGGTGTATGTGGGTATTGCGGGCCAGCATATAAAAAGCCTGCAGACACGCGGTGACAGGGTGCGTACTAATTCGGATGATGTCATCAGCAAAGAAGATATCGATCTGCTGGTGCGCGACCAGTATAAAACATACATTCCTGCCGGTGACCAGATCATAGATATCGTTCCGCAGGAGTTTACCATAGACAGTACGCCGAATGTACTGGAGCCAATTGGTATGAATGGCGTGAAGATTGGTGCCAACTTCCATGTCATCACCGGTGATAAGAACGCGATACGTAATATCAAACGTTGTGTTGACAAAGCAAACCTCACCACGCGCGACCTGGTGCTGCAACCCTTGGCATCTGCCGCGGCGGTGATGAACGATGAAGATATGGAGGCCGGTGTTGCCATAGTGGATATAGGTGGTGGTACTACCGACATGGCGGTGTTCTACGACGGTATCTTAAAACACACCGCCGTGATACCATACGCCGGTGTGAATATCACCAATGACATACGTAGTGGTTTGGGCGTATTGCGAGCACAGGCAGAGCAGATGAAGGTGCAGTTTGGCACTGCGTTGGCTGCCGAAGCTAATGATAACGCGTATATCACTATCCCCGGTTTGCGTGGTTTGCCTGCCAAGGAGATATCTGTTAAGAACCTGGCACATATCATACAGGCACGTACGCAGGAGATACTGGACTACGTACTGTTCCACCTGAAGCAGATAGGACTGGATAAGCGCCTGTATGGTGGTATCATCCTTACAGGTGGTGGTGCGCAATTGAAACACATCATTCAGCTGACTGAATATACTACAGGCCTGGGAGCACGTATCGGATACCCTAACGAACACCTGGCGGGTGGCTATGCTGATCAACTCATGAACCCCATGTACTCCACCTGTATAGGTTTGATACTGCGTGGCTATCATGATTTTGAAAATGGTAAAATGCGCTTTGCGGGCGAAGGCGGCAACTTCATATCTGCACAGGTAACAGACGAGCAGGAAATGGAAATAGAAGAAGGACTGGAAGAAGAAATAAAAGACGAAAAACAGGCAAAACGTACGGAGAAAATGAAAAAACTTTTCGACGGGCTGAAAGGAAAATTCATGAGCCTGTTTGAAGAGGTGGAAGACCAGGAAATGGAATAA
- the ftsZ gene encoding cell division protein FtsZ — MIHFEIPKNQSSIIKVIGVGGGGSNAVNYMHSLGIEGVDFVVCNTDSQALTLSPVHNKIQLGPHLTQGLGAGANPEIGKQASEESMEDISKILEVNTRMAFITAGMGGGTGTGGAPVVAKVCKDLDILTVGIVTTPFSYEGRKRMKQAQDGIDRMREHVDTILIISNDKLRQQYGNLPFTKAFAQADNVLATAAKCITDVINTTGQINVDFADVCTVMKNGGVAILGSAVASGEQRAERAVEEALSSPLLNDNDITGAKWILLNITSAAGEFEHTMDEAEAIQAYVQHMAGEDCDVILGMGHDPNLEDGISVTVIATGFTHHDISSEIPERKNEPEKIIVKLGEPQAAPSAINTTAETKPAAPEVPKEDPMAPKLVADIPAANTNPVVIDAKPHFPVEEKPKETMQLLMPGEVKDENASENEPETDEPVAESTLQLFMKNEQPEPTPAKPEPQQVVAEQPKYAGREMSAAELEEKRIFEEQKRALEERAERLRRMSFDVKANESTDDMENVPAYVRKNIRIDDTVASSDTFYSGYSVGVNDKDKEGNADIQSINTFLEGKKPD, encoded by the coding sequence ATGATACATTTTGAGATCCCCAAAAACCAATCGTCCATCATCAAGGTGATCGGTGTTGGTGGTGGCGGTAGCAATGCCGTCAATTACATGCATAGCCTCGGTATCGAGGGTGTGGACTTTGTTGTTTGTAACACGGACTCACAGGCACTGACGTTAAGCCCTGTTCACAACAAGATACAACTGGGGCCACACCTCACGCAAGGTCTGGGCGCAGGTGCAAACCCTGAGATCGGTAAGCAGGCAAGCGAAGAGAGTATGGAAGACATCTCCAAGATATTGGAGGTGAACACACGTATGGCTTTTATCACTGCCGGTATGGGTGGTGGTACAGGTACAGGTGGTGCGCCTGTAGTAGCCAAAGTATGTAAAGACCTCGATATACTGACCGTAGGTATCGTTACCACGCCTTTCTCTTACGAAGGACGTAAACGTATGAAACAGGCGCAGGATGGTATAGACCGTATGCGTGAGCATGTGGATACCATACTCATCATATCCAACGACAAACTGCGTCAGCAGTATGGCAACCTGCCGTTCACAAAAGCGTTTGCACAGGCCGATAACGTACTGGCGACTGCTGCTAAGTGTATCACAGACGTGATCAATACAACCGGCCAGATAAACGTTGACTTTGCTGATGTGTGTACGGTAATGAAGAACGGCGGTGTAGCAATATTAGGTAGCGCTGTAGCTTCTGGCGAACAACGCGCTGAACGTGCTGTTGAAGAAGCATTAAGCTCTCCGTTGCTGAACGACAACGACATAACCGGTGCTAAATGGATACTGCTGAATATAACATCTGCCGCAGGTGAGTTTGAACATACCATGGACGAAGCGGAAGCAATACAGGCTTATGTACAGCACATGGCGGGCGAAGACTGTGATGTAATACTGGGTATGGGTCATGACCCGAACCTGGAGGATGGTATTTCAGTTACCGTTATTGCCACGGGTTTCACGCATCACGATATCAGTTCCGAGATCCCGGAAAGGAAGAACGAACCTGAAAAGATAATCGTAAAGCTGGGCGAGCCCCAGGCTGCTCCTTCTGCCATCAACACAACGGCTGAGACAAAGCCTGCCGCACCGGAAGTTCCCAAAGAAGACCCGATGGCGCCTAAGCTGGTAGCTGATATACCTGCGGCTAACACTAACCCGGTTGTGATAGATGCGAAACCGCATTTCCCGGTTGAGGAGAAACCAAAGGAGACCATGCAGTTGCTTATGCCAGGTGAAGTAAAGGATGAAAATGCATCTGAAAATGAACCGGAAACAGACGAACCCGTAGCGGAAAGTACACTACAGTTGTTCATGAAGAACGAACAACCCGAACCCACTCCTGCAAAACCTGAACCTCAGCAGGTAGTAGCTGAACAGCCTAAGTATGCAGGCCGTGAAATGAGCGCTGCTGAACTGGAAGAGAAACGCATCTTCGAAGAACAGAAAAGAGCGTTGGAAGAAAGGGCAGAGCGTTTGCGCCGTATGAGTTTCGATGTAAAAGCAAATGAAAGTACGGACGATATGGAGAATGTGCCTGCATACGTACGTAAAAATATCAGGATAGACGATACCGTTGCTTCGTCTGATACATTCTACAGCGGTTACTCCGTTGGCGTGAATGATAAGGACAAAGAAGGCAATGCCGATATTCAGAGCATTAACACCTTCCTCGAAGGTAAAAAGCCTGACTAA
- a CDS encoding UDP-N-acetylmuramate--L-alanine ligase encodes MNIETINRVYFVGIGGIGMSALARYFSQKGVAVGGYDRTETDLTRKLQSEGIDIHYTDDIELLDKKAELVVYTPAIPKTQTELNWYRDNNYPVYKRSDVLQWITENNFAITIAGTHGKTTMTTMISYLLREAGMGCNAFLGGVSVNYNTNYWSSDTATAVIEADEYDRSFLKLRPDIAVLTAMDADHLDIYGTVEDMEEAYIEYTRNIKHNGTLLMKHGLKRMGELKATNVMTYSLQNDAADVYADNIMMSDGGYEFNINYKGEKIEGFRLNMGGMHNVENAVAAITVSQLIAVDAGKVKEALAGFRGVKRRFEYVVKNDNVVYIDDYAHHPEELAALIKSAKLLFHDKKCVVVFQPHLFSRTRDFADGFAESLNMADEVILLDIYPAREEPIEGVTSQMILDRIGNPNKHLLSKEGLLEYVKAAPVELLITAGAGDIDKLVNPVKEILTAK; translated from the coding sequence ATGAATATTGAGACAATAAATAGGGTGTATTTCGTGGGTATAGGTGGCATTGGTATGAGTGCGCTGGCACGTTACTTCTCGCAAAAAGGAGTAGCGGTGGGCGGTTACGACCGTACTGAGACCGACCTGACACGTAAACTGCAGTCTGAAGGCATTGATATTCATTACACGGATGATATAGAACTGCTGGATAAAAAGGCGGAACTGGTAGTATATACACCGGCTATACCAAAAACGCAAACAGAGTTGAACTGGTACCGTGATAATAATTACCCGGTGTACAAACGCAGCGATGTGTTGCAATGGATTACAGAGAACAACTTCGCTATCACCATTGCGGGTACGCATGGTAAAACTACCATGACCACTATGATCAGCTATTTGTTGCGTGAAGCAGGTATGGGTTGTAATGCGTTCCTGGGTGGTGTGTCTGTCAACTATAATACCAACTACTGGAGCAGCGATACTGCTACCGCAGTTATAGAGGCTGACGAATACGACAGGAGCTTCCTGAAACTACGCCCGGATATTGCGGTGCTAACAGCTATGGATGCCGACCACCTGGATATATATGGTACGGTAGAGGATATGGAGGAGGCGTATATAGAATATACGAGAAACATAAAGCACAACGGTACGTTGCTGATGAAGCACGGGCTGAAAAGGATGGGCGAACTGAAAGCAACAAATGTAATGACCTACAGTCTGCAGAACGATGCTGCTGATGTATATGCGGATAACATTATGATGAGTGATGGTGGGTATGAGTTTAATATTAACTATAAGGGAGAAAAGATAGAAGGCTTCAGGCTGAATATGGGTGGCATGCACAATGTAGAGAACGCTGTAGCTGCCATAACTGTATCGCAACTGATAGCAGTAGATGCCGGTAAAGTAAAAGAAGCGTTGGCAGGGTTCAGGGGTGTAAAGAGAAGGTTTGAATATGTAGTGAAGAATGATAACGTGGTGTATATAGACGACTATGCACATCATCCCGAAGAGCTGGCGGCATTGATAAAAAGCGCCAAGCTGCTGTTTCATGATAAGAAATGCGTGGTCGTATTTCAGCCGCACTTGTTCAGCCGCACAAGAGATTTTGCGGATGGTTTTGCGGAGAGCCTGAACATGGCCGACGAAGTGATACTGCTGGATATATACCCGGCAAGGGAAGAGCCTATAGAAGGTGTGACATCGCAGATGATACTGGACAGGATAGGTAACCCGAACAAACACTTGTTGAGTAAAGAAGGTCTGCTGGAATATGTAAAAGCTGCCCCGGTTGAATTATTGATAACAGCAGGGGCGGGTGATATAGATAAATTGGTTAACCCGGTAAAAGAGATATTAACGGCTAAATGA
- the murD gene encoding UDP-N-acetylmuramoyl-L-alanine--D-glutamate ligase produces the protein MSGDKQKKLVVLGAAESGIGAALLGQQQGWDVFVSDGGKVKDKYKSELDAAGVRYEENQHTEEIILNADCIVKSPGISEKVQIMKKVREAGIEVCSEIEFGYRYKADSKIIAITGTNGKTTTTSLTYHLLKDAEYDVAMVGNIGYSFARQIAVKPHKWYVMEISSFQLDDIHWFKPDVAVLLNITPDHLDRYDYNFQNYINAKFRIIENQTEGDYFVVNYDDPTIRQYITTHFIQSNTIYFTMSEQNITNEGGFINDDKMHIRFNGEEMNMSIHDLTTKGKHNQYNSMAAGISAHIAGIRKEKIRESFSSFKGLEHRLEHVATIRGVEFINDSKATNVNSVWYALESMNKPTVLILGGQDKGNDYSEILELVKEKVKAIVCMGVDNAPIHAAFDGVIETIVDTTSAKDAVNAAYALAEKDDVVLLAPACASFDLFKNYEDRGEQFKEAVRNL, from the coding sequence ATGAGCGGAGACAAACAAAAAAAGCTGGTGGTTCTGGGTGCTGCTGAAAGCGGTATCGGTGCTGCGCTGCTGGGTCAGCAGCAGGGCTGGGATGTGTTTGTCAGTGACGGAGGCAAGGTAAAAGATAAGTATAAGAGCGAACTGGATGCGGCGGGCGTTCGTTATGAAGAAAATCAGCATACAGAAGAGATAATTCTGAATGCTGACTGTATCGTGAAGAGTCCCGGCATAAGTGAGAAGGTACAGATAATGAAAAAGGTGCGTGAAGCGGGTATTGAAGTGTGCAGCGAGATAGAGTTTGGCTACAGGTACAAGGCGGATAGCAAGATCATTGCTATTACAGGTACCAATGGTAAAACAACTACTACATCGCTTACGTATCACTTGCTGAAGGATGCAGAGTATGATGTGGCGATGGTGGGCAATATCGGATACAGCTTCGCAAGGCAGATAGCCGTTAAGCCGCATAAATGGTATGTGATGGAGATAAGCAGTTTCCAGTTGGATGATATCCACTGGTTCAAGCCGGATGTTGCCGTGCTGCTCAATATCACACCCGACCATTTAGACAGGTATGACTACAATTTTCAGAACTATATAAATGCGAAATTCAGAATTATTGAAAACCAGACTGAGGGAGACTACTTCGTCGTTAATTATGACGACCCGACTATCAGGCAATACATCACAACCCATTTTATTCAATCAAACACAATTTATTTCACGATGAGCGAGCAAAACATCACGAATGAGGGAGGATTTATCAACGACGACAAAATGCACATCCGTTTTAACGGGGAAGAGATGAACATGTCTATACATGATCTCACAACAAAAGGTAAACACAATCAATACAACAGCATGGCTGCAGGTATCTCCGCCCACATTGCGGGCATCCGTAAGGAAAAGATAAGAGAAAGCTTTTCCAGTTTTAAAGGCCTGGAACACCGCCTGGAGCATGTAGCCACTATAAGAGGGGTTGAGTTTATCAATGACAGTAAGGCTACCAACGTGAACTCTGTATGGTATGCACTGGAAAGCATGAATAAGCCTACCGTGCTGATACTGGGTGGACAGGATAAAGGCAATGACTATAGTGAGATACTGGAGCTGGTGAAAGAGAAAGTGAAAGCCATTGTGTGTATGGGTGTTGACAACGCACCGATACATGCAGCGTTTGATGGAGTAATAGAAACAATTGTAGATACAACCTCTGCAAAGGATGCGGTAAACGCTGCTTACGCATTGGCAGAAAAAGATGATGTTGTGTTGCTGGCTCCTGCCTGCGCCAGCTTCGACTTGTTTAAAAATTATGAAGACAGGGGCGAACAGTTTAAAGAAGCGGTACGCAACCTGTAA
- the murG gene encoding undecaprenyldiphospho-muramoylpentapeptide beta-N-acetylglucosaminyltransferase codes for MEQIKVIIAGGGTGGHIFPAVAIGHALQRLVPGVQLLFVGATGKMEMEKVPQEGFEIVGLDIAGFDRGNMLKNISLPYKIIKSYMQARSILKQFQPDAVIGVGGYASFPMLNAAQGKGIPTLIQEQNSFAGKSNKILGKKAKAICVGYDNMERFFPKDKIKFTGNPVRAKIAQSTITREEGQAWLGLDATKKTVLVVGGSLGALSINETIDARLEEILDEGVQLVWQTGKPYYEKAKARAAGFTAKVKVFDFIKEMDYAYAAADVVLSRAGALAIAELCIVAKPVIFVPYPFAAEDHQTSNAMALVEHNAAMMVKNSDAKAELVDKLKRLLKDEAMQELMSRNLRGLAIKDADDRIAKTVLAISGKN; via the coding sequence ATGGAGCAGATAAAAGTGATCATAGCCGGAGGAGGAACAGGCGGGCATATATTTCCCGCTGTGGCTATAGGACATGCGTTGCAAAGGTTAGTGCCCGGTGTACAACTGCTGTTTGTAGGTGCAACAGGCAAAATGGAAATGGAAAAAGTACCGCAGGAAGGGTTCGAGATAGTTGGGTTGGACATTGCGGGTTTTGACAGGGGCAATATGTTGAAGAACATATCGCTGCCATATAAGATAATTAAGAGTTATATGCAGGCAAGAAGTATACTGAAACAATTTCAACCGGACGCGGTGATAGGCGTTGGGGGCTATGCCAGCTTCCCTATGCTGAATGCTGCGCAGGGTAAAGGTATACCTACGCTGATACAGGAGCAGAATTCTTTTGCTGGCAAGAGCAATAAGATACTGGGAAAGAAAGCCAAAGCCATATGTGTTGGTTACGATAATATGGAACGCTTCTTCCCAAAAGACAAAATAAAATTCACGGGCAATCCGGTACGTGCAAAAATTGCACAGTCGACCATAACACGTGAAGAAGGACAGGCATGGCTGGGGCTGGATGCCACTAAGAAAACAGTATTGGTTGTTGGTGGTAGCCTTGGTGCATTATCTATCAATGAAACGATAGATGCAAGACTGGAGGAGATACTGGATGAAGGTGTACAACTGGTATGGCAGACTGGCAAACCTTATTACGAGAAAGCCAAAGCACGTGCAGCGGGCTTTACAGCTAAGGTTAAGGTGTTCGACTTTATAAAAGAGATGGACTATGCCTACGCGGCGGCTGATGTGGTGTTGTCGAGGGCGGGTGCTTTAGCCATAGCTGAATTGTGCATAGTGGCCAAGCCGGTAATATTCGTGCCTTATCCTTTTGCTGCCGAAGACCACCAGACCAGCAATGCCATGGCGTTAGTAGAACATAATGCAGCCATGATGGTTAAGAACAGTGATGCGAAAGCAGAACTGGTAGATAAGTTGAAAAGATTATTAAAAGACGAAGCCATGCAGGAACTGATGAGCAGGAACCTTCGAGGCCTGGCAATAAAAGATGCGGACGACAGGATAGCAAAAACAGTATTGGCAATAAGCGGTAAAAACTGA
- a CDS encoding phospho-N-acetylmuramoyl-pentapeptide-transferase: MLYHLFTYLREQYGLFGAGIFYYITFRAAMAIILSLVITTVLGKGLIGYLRKKQIGETVRDLGLQGEAQKRGTPTMGGIIIIAAILIPTLLFAKLTNIYIILIVLSTIWLGMVGFLDDYIKVFKKNKEGLAGRFKIMGQIGLGLIIGVGLYTNDNVVTTREVIPGQQVLYNQAERQVSEPFTRVDQEGKEHTYVHVKAVTTTIPFIKSHEMSYSKIAGIFGEKAIGIVTPIVYVLFVIFIIVAVSNGANMTDGIDGLATGVSAIIGICLGVFAYVSGNYVFADYLNIMHIPYLGELSIFIAAFIGACVGFLWYNAYPAQVFMGDTGSLALGGIIATLAIMMRKELLIPIICGIFLAENLSVMLQVAYFKYTKKKYGEGRRIFLMSPLHHHYQKLGYHESKIVTRFWIVGIVLAVLSIVTLKMQ, from the coding sequence ATGTTATACCACTTGTTTACATACTTGAGAGAACAATACGGGCTGTTTGGCGCGGGTATATTCTATTATATCACATTCCGCGCTGCGATGGCTATTATTCTTTCGCTGGTAATTACCACGGTTTTGGGTAAGGGCCTGATAGGCTACCTGCGTAAAAAGCAGATAGGAGAAACAGTACGTGACCTTGGCTTACAGGGCGAGGCACAAAAAAGAGGTACGCCAACTATGGGTGGTATCATCATCATCGCGGCTATACTCATACCTACTTTGTTATTTGCCAAGCTTACGAACATATACATCATCCTGATAGTGTTGTCTACCATATGGCTGGGCATGGTTGGTTTCCTGGATGATTATATCAAGGTGTTCAAAAAGAACAAAGAAGGTCTTGCCGGTAGGTTCAAAATAATGGGACAAATAGGGCTGGGCCTGATAATAGGTGTTGGTTTGTATACCAATGATAACGTAGTCACCACACGCGAGGTTATTCCCGGTCAACAGGTATTATACAACCAGGCCGAAAGGCAGGTGTCAGAACCTTTTACCCGTGTCGATCAGGAAGGGAAGGAACACACATATGTACACGTAAAAGCTGTAACTACTACCATACCATTTATAAAGAGCCACGAGATGAGCTACAGTAAGATAGCAGGCATCTTTGGTGAAAAGGCGATAGGTATTGTTACACCTATCGTGTATGTGCTATTCGTGATATTCATCATCGTAGCTGTTTCTAACGGAGCTAACATGACGGATGGTATCGATGGGTTGGCAACAGGGGTATCGGCTATCATAGGTATCTGTTTGGGTGTGTTCGCATACGTGTCGGGCAACTATGTGTTTGCCGATTACCTGAACATCATGCATATACCTTACCTCGGTGAGTTGTCCATATTCATTGCTGCATTTATCGGTGCATGTGTGGGCTTCTTATGGTACAATGCCTATCCGGCACAGGTATTCATGGGCGATACAGGCAGCCTGGCGCTGGGCGGTATCATAGCCACACTGGCTATCATGATGCGCAAGGAGTTACTGATACCTATCATTTGTGGGATATTCCTGGCGGAGAATTTATCAGTAATGCTGCAGGTGGCGTATTTCAAGTATACCAAGAAAAAGTATGGCGAAGGCAGGCGCATATTCCTGATGTCGCCGCTTCACCACCATTACCAGAAGTTAGGCTATCACGAAAGTAAAATAGTAACAAGGTTCTGGATAGTAGGTATAGTGCTGGCGGTATTGAGTATAGTAACATTGAAAATGCAATAA